A section of the Pedobacter sp. HDW13 genome encodes:
- a CDS encoding rhomboid family intramembrane serine protease, translating into MEYFNIAPVASLIFVFTIITSLYAFYDHSIYGKFMLHPYSVSKGHKVWTVITSGLIHADWMHLFFNMFTFVAFAFTLEQLLGSFKFGLLYFLALILSDLPTIFKHKDHFNYNSLGASGAISAVLFSFILFNPVSKIYIMFIPFGIPAWIFGIIYLIYCAYASKNSRDGINHDAHFFGALTGLIFTIIFVPGILQNFFTLLTGSR; encoded by the coding sequence ATGGAATATTTCAATATAGCACCCGTTGCCTCGTTAATTTTTGTTTTTACGATTATTACGAGCCTTTACGCCTTTTACGACCATAGCATTTACGGCAAGTTTATGCTCCATCCGTACAGTGTATCAAAAGGGCATAAAGTGTGGACGGTAATTACCAGCGGCCTTATACATGCAGATTGGATGCACCTGTTTTTTAACATGTTCACCTTTGTGGCATTTGCTTTTACATTAGAACAGCTATTGGGCAGCTTTAAATTTGGCTTGTTGTACTTTCTGGCACTGATTTTAAGTGATTTGCCTACCATTTTTAAGCACAAAGATCATTTTAACTATAATAGCTTGGGGGCTTCTGGTGCTATCAGTGCTGTTTTATTCAGCTTTATATTGTTTAACCCGGTATCTAAAATTTATATCATGTTTATTCCTTTCGGAATTCCGGCATGGATATTTGGCATTATTTACCTCATTTATTGTGCGTATGCCTCTAAAAACTCGCGCGATGGTATTAATCACGATGCACACTTTTTCGGTGCTTTAACCGGCTTAATTTTTACCATTATTTTTGTGCCGGGTATATTACAGAACTTCTTTACGCTGCTAACCGGATCGAGGTAA
- a CDS encoding rhamnogalacturonan acetylesterase, with protein MKNKFYLAFALAALTATLSFTFIQKKTTLYIIGDSTAANKDPKTYPETGWGMALQSFFKPDVTVDNRALNGRSTKSFRAEKRWDPILAQLNPGDYVLIEFGHNDEKVDKPTVGVSLADFKTNLINYVKETRSKKALPVLLTPISRRSFKNGVLIDSHGDYPRITRQVADSLQVPLIDMLVKTESLLNRLGEEPSIKLFNHVDSGNVNYPNGKKDNTHLSPEGAKQVAALVVKGIKELKLDLAKKLK; from the coding sequence TGGCCGCATTAACGGCTACCTTATCATTTACTTTCATTCAAAAGAAAACTACGCTGTACATTATAGGCGATTCTACCGCAGCCAATAAAGATCCTAAAACTTATCCCGAAACCGGTTGGGGCATGGCATTACAATCATTTTTTAAGCCAGATGTTACCGTTGATAACCGCGCACTGAATGGAAGAAGCACTAAATCTTTCCGTGCAGAGAAACGTTGGGACCCTATTTTAGCACAACTGAACCCTGGCGATTACGTTCTTATAGAATTTGGGCACAACGACGAAAAGGTAGATAAACCCACTGTAGGTGTTTCGCTGGCCGATTTTAAAACCAACCTGATTAACTACGTCAAAGAAACCCGAAGCAAAAAAGCTTTACCGGTACTGCTTACACCCATTTCGAGAAGAAGTTTTAAAAACGGGGTTTTAATCGATTCGCACGGCGATTACCCACGCATCACGCGCCAGGTAGCCGACTCGCTGCAAGTGCCATTAATTGATATGCTGGTTAAAACCGAGAGCTTGTTAAACCGTTTAGGCGAGGAACCTTCAATCAAACTATTTAACCATGTCGATTCAGGAAACGTGAATTATCCAAACGGGAAGAAAGACAATACGCATTTAAGTCCGGAGGGAGCCAAACAAGTTGCTGCTTTAGTGGTAAAAGGTATAAAAGAATTAAAATTAGACCTGGCCAAAAAACTGAAATAA
- a CDS encoding M14 family metallopeptidase, whose translation MKKCFVFCFLLIAVKAWAQKTPFELSGKTETTTYTAAIAYYQNLIKGSPEAKLLSYGSTDFGKPLHLLVLSKDKVFDPVAIRKSNKRILLINNGIHPGEPEGIDASMMLARDLIKGKKLPKDVVICIIPLYNIDGSFNRTGTSRANQNGPVAYGFRGNGKNLDLNRDFIKTDSKNSAAFQLIFNTWQPEIFVDTHTSNGADYQYVMTLIPTQKDKLNGILSNYLTQTLVPGLYAAMEQQGYPMIPYVNSIGETPESGITGFIESPRYSTGYTTLHNTIGFMPETHMLKSYDLRVDATYKLLQAYVDIVARDARIIGENKQKADAFVAAQQAFPLDWKLNKSEVNELNFKGFEAGQKPSAVSGADRLYYDRSKPYTKPIKEWNKFEPAITVQKPIAYIIPKAWDRVINLLKLNGVKLKEIKADQKIEVESYYIGDFKTSTRPYEGHYLHSAVKLNPVKQNLQYYAGDFVVYVNQPCNRYIVETLEPQAIDSYFNWNFFDSILDMKEHYSAYVFEDTAAELLKKNPELKAQLEAKKAADADFAKNGAAQLDFVYKNSDYYEKTHNRYPVARLVTAVQLDLK comes from the coding sequence ATGAAAAAATGCTTTGTGTTTTGCTTTTTATTAATTGCAGTAAAGGCATGGGCACAAAAAACACCCTTCGAGCTGAGTGGTAAAACCGAAACCACAACTTATACTGCTGCCATTGCATACTATCAAAACCTGATTAAGGGCAGCCCTGAAGCTAAGCTGCTCAGCTATGGAAGCACCGATTTTGGCAAACCCTTGCACCTGCTGGTTTTATCGAAGGATAAAGTTTTCGATCCTGTTGCCATCCGGAAAAGCAATAAACGCATTTTGCTGATCAATAACGGCATTCACCCGGGCGAACCGGAGGGAATAGATGCCTCTATGATGCTGGCGCGCGATCTGATTAAGGGAAAGAAACTGCCAAAAGATGTGGTGATCTGTATCATTCCGCTTTATAACATCGACGGTAGTTTTAACCGCACTGGTACCTCGAGGGCTAACCAGAACGGCCCTGTGGCTTATGGGTTTAGGGGCAATGGTAAAAATCTCGATTTGAACAGGGATTTCATCAAAACAGACTCTAAAAATTCGGCGGCTTTTCAATTGATTTTTAATACCTGGCAGCCCGAAATTTTTGTTGATACACATACGAGCAACGGAGCCGATTATCAATATGTAATGACCCTTATTCCAACTCAAAAGGATAAGTTGAACGGTATTTTGTCCAATTATTTAACACAAACTTTAGTGCCAGGTTTATATGCCGCGATGGAGCAACAGGGTTATCCGATGATTCCTTATGTAAACTCGATTGGCGAAACACCTGAAAGTGGAATTACAGGCTTTATCGAGTCGCCACGGTATTCAACAGGTTATACTACCCTGCACAATACCATTGGCTTTATGCCCGAAACACACATGTTAAAATCGTACGATTTAAGGGTTGATGCCACTTATAAACTTTTACAGGCTTATGTTGATATTGTAGCACGTGATGCCCGGATTATTGGCGAAAACAAGCAAAAGGCAGATGCTTTTGTAGCGGCTCAACAAGCGTTTCCGTTGGATTGGAAACTGAATAAAAGCGAAGTAAACGAACTGAATTTTAAAGGTTTTGAAGCTGGCCAAAAACCAAGTGCGGTTAGTGGTGCCGATCGTTTATATTACGACCGCAGTAAACCCTACACCAAACCGATTAAGGAATGGAATAAGTTTGAACCAGCCATTACCGTACAGAAACCAATTGCCTATATTATCCCTAAAGCCTGGGATAGGGTAATTAATTTGTTGAAGCTAAACGGAGTAAAATTAAAAGAGATAAAAGCCGATCAGAAAATTGAGGTTGAAAGTTATTACATCGGTGATTTTAAAACCAGCACCAGGCCTTATGAAGGGCACTACCTCCATTCGGCGGTAAAACTAAACCCTGTGAAACAAAACCTGCAGTATTATGCCGGCGATTTTGTGGTTTATGTAAACCAGCCTTGCAACCGCTATATTGTAGAAACCCTCGAGCCGCAAGCAATTGATTCTTATTTTAACTGGAATTTTTTCGATTCGATTCTGGATATGAAAGAACATTACTCGGCTTATGTTTTTGAAGATACTGCAGCTGAACTATTGAAGAAAAACCCGGAGTTGAAAGCACAGCTCGAAGCGAAAAAAGCTGCTGATGCTGATTTTGCAAAGAATGGTGCTGCACAACTTGACTTTGTGTATAAAAATTCTGATTATTACGAAAAAACACATAACAGATATCCTGTAGCCCGTTTAGTTACAGCTGTTCAATTAGATTTAAAATAA